One Dama dama isolate Ldn47 chromosome 31, ASM3311817v1, whole genome shotgun sequence genomic window carries:
- the LOC133049963 gene encoding glycine cleavage system H protein, mitochondrial-like — protein sequence MNTSPKVMSEVKFPCHGRGALGAARSVRAAVGSLRAISAASAFCSQRPWGLRAGAGRALRTGPALLSVWKFTEKHEWVTTENGVGTVGISNFAHEALGDVVYCSLPEVGTKVNKQEEFGALESVKAAGELYSPLSGEVTEINTALAENPGLVNKSCYEDGWLIKMTFSNPSELDELMSEEAYEKYIKSIEE from the exons ATGAACACCAGCCCCAAAGTCATGAGTGAAG TTAAATTTCCATGTCACGGCCGGGGTGCTCTAGGTGCCGCGCGGAGCGTGCGGGCCGCGGTCGGCAGCCTGCGCGCCATCTCTGCAGCCAGCGCGTTCTGCTCGCAGCGGCCCTGGGGACTGCGGGCGGGTGCCGGCCGGGCGCTGCGCACCGGCCCTGCTCTGCTGTCGGTGTGGAAATTCACAGAAAAACATGAATGGGTAACAACAGAAAACGGTGTTGGAACAGTGGGAATCAGCAATTTTGCACACGAAGCTTTGGGAGATGTTGTTTACTGTAGTCTGCCTGAAGTTGGGACAAAGGTGAACAAACAAGAGGAGTTTGGAGCTTTGGAAAGTGTGAAAGCTGCTGGTGAACTCTATTCCCCTCTATCAGGAGAAGTAACTGAAATTAATACAGCTCTAGCAGAAAATCCAGGACTTGTCAACAAGTCTTGTTATGAAGATGGTTGGCTGATCAAGATGACATTCAGTAACCCTTCAGAACTAGATGAACTAATGAGTGAAGAAGcatatgaaaaatacataaaatctatTGAGGAATGA